In Clostridium ljungdahlii DSM 13528, the genomic window ATAAAAGTATGATCAATGTTTACACCCATCTCTCCACCTAAAGCATCTATTTCCCTTACTAAATGCCCTTTAGCAGTTCCACCAACATTAGGATTACAAGGCATAAATCCTACACTATCTAAATTCATTGTACACACTAAAGTCTTACAACCCATTCTAGCAGCTGCAAGTCCTGCTTCACAACCTGCATGACCTGCTCCTACAACTATTACATCATATTTTTCTGAAAAATACTCCAATTTTTAACTACCTACTTTCCTAAACAAAATTGTGAAAATATTTTATCAATTATATCTTCTTCTAAGGTGTCTCCAGTTATCTTGCCAAGATTATCCCATGCATTTCTTATATCTATAGATGCCAAATCTATAGCAGATGTATTCTTTAATGCTCCTAAAGCTTCAATACAACTTTCCTTAGCTCTTATAAGTCCTTCCTTATGTCTAGCATTAGTTATAAATAAATCTCCCGGTTTAACCTCACCTTTAAAAAACAAGTCTTTAATACATGTTTTTATCTTATCCAATCCTTTACCTGTCTTTATTGAAGTTTTTATTATACAACTGGAATCTAAATTACAAATATCGTCTAAATTTATTTTATCATTTATATCAATTTTATTTAATAGAATTATATATTTTTTATCTTTTACATAATTCATAATCTCTTTATCTTCATCATCCAATTCTTCACTTGAATCCAGCATTAATATGACTAAATCAGCTTCATCTATCTTTTGTTTAGATCTTTCTACGCCAATTTTTTCTACCAAATCCTCCGTTTCCCTTATCCCTGCAGTATCAATTACCTTTATAGGAATTCCATCTATATTCATATATTCCTCTATAACATCCCTTGTTGTACCTGGTACATCTGTAACTATTGCCCTATTTTCTCTAATTAAAGAATTTAAAAGTGAGGACTTACCTACATTAGGTTTTCCTACAATTACTGTATTCAATCCATCTCTGACTATCTTACCTTCTTCCGCAGTGCTTAATATATGATTTATTTCGTCTAATATTTCCTGTAATCTCATGGAAACCTTATCTGATGTCATTTCTTCTAAGTCTTCTTCAGGATAGTCCACTGTAGCCTCTATATGTGCAATTACCTCTAAAAGCTTTTCTCTAAGTGCGTTAATTTCTTTAGAAATCTTACCAGTAGATTGCTGTACAGCTGACTTCATCGAAAGTTCAGTTTTTGCTCTAATTATATCAATTACCGCTTCCGCCTGACTTAAATCTATCCTTCCATTTAAAAATGCCCTTTTTGTAAACTCTCCTGGCTCTGCAATTCTAGCTCCAGATTTAATAACTTCCTCGAGTACTTTCTTAGTTGCCACAACTCCACCGTGACAATTTATTTCAACTGTATCTTCTGAAGTATAACTTTTAGGGGACTTCATAAAACTAACAAGTACTTCATCTAGTAATTCACCAGTACTTTTTTCTACTATATAACCATATCTCATAGAATAAGGCTTCATATCAATCAAATTTTTATTACTTTTTCCTTTAAATATACTATTAACTATTTTAAGTGAATCACAGCCTGAAATTCTTATAATCGATATGCCACCTTCACCTAAAACCGTAGCTACAGCTGCTATTGTATCAAACTCTTTCATCATTTCACTTCCTCAAAATATAATTTATCTGATGGCTACCTACTGTAACACTCCCACTTCTATCAAAGTGGGAGCTAACAGTAGCTAAGCCCCTAGATAATTCATCTAAACTTAGTGAGAGAAACAAAACTCTAAAGAGAAAGCAACTATCAGCAAATCAAAGATTTGGAACATTTGCTTTTCCCACTAAGTAAGATTTATTGATAAATATACTTCTACACATAAGATAATCTAAATCTAGCTAACGTTTAAAATTATTTTGTATCTCTCATTTATTTTTCTAAATGTAAAAAAGAAAGCCTTTAGGCTTTCTTTAAATCCACTACAACTCTTCTAAAGGGTTCCTGACCTTCGCTATATGTATTCACATAAATATTATTTTGAAGGGCAGAATGAATTATTCTTCTCTCGTAAGGATTCATTGGTTCTAACTTAATTATTCTACCTGTCCTCTTAA contains:
- the mnmE gene encoding tRNA uridine-5-carboxymethylaminomethyl(34) synthesis GTPase MnmE, which codes for MKEFDTIAAVATVLGEGGISIIRISGCDSLKIVNSIFKGKSNKNLIDMKPYSMRYGYIVEKSTGELLDEVLVSFMKSPKSYTSEDTVEINCHGGVVATKKVLEEVIKSGARIAEPGEFTKRAFLNGRIDLSQAEAVIDIIRAKTELSMKSAVQQSTGKISKEINALREKLLEVIAHIEATVDYPEEDLEEMTSDKVSMRLQEILDEINHILSTAEEGKIVRDGLNTVIVGKPNVGKSSLLNSLIRENRAIVTDVPGTTRDVIEEYMNIDGIPIKVIDTAGIRETEDLVEKIGVERSKQKIDEADLVILMLDSSEELDDEDKEIMNYVKDKKYIILLNKIDINDKINLDDICNLDSSCIIKTSIKTGKGLDKIKTCIKDLFFKGEVKPGDLFITNARHKEGLIRAKESCIEALGALKNTSAIDLASIDIRNAWDNLGKITGDTLEEDIIDKIFSQFCLGK